In a genomic window of Streptococcus mitis NCTC 12261:
- a CDS encoding DUF1846 domain-containing protein: protein MKKQAFSSEQYLNLQRDHILERINQFDGKLYLEFGGKMLEDFHAARVLPGYEPDNKIKLLQELKEQVEVVIAINANNIEHSKARGDLGISYDQEVLRLIDKFNELGIFVGSVVITQYAGQPAADAFRNQLEKNGIDSYLHYPIKGYPTDMDHIISPEGMGKNDYIKTSRNLIVVTAPGPGSGKLATCMSNMYHDQINGIKSGYAKFETFPVWNLPLHHPVNLAYEAATADLDDVNMIDPFHLQTYGETTVNYNRDIEIFPVLKRMLERILGKSPYASPTDMGVNMVGFAITDDEAAVEASKQEIIRRYYQTVLDFKAEKVGEAAVKKIELLMNDLGITPADRKVAVAARQKAEETGGPALALELPSGEIVTGKNSELFGPTAAALINAIKKSADIAKEVKLIEPEVVKPIQGLKIDHLGSRNPRLHSNEILIALAITATENPDAARAMEELGNLKGSEAHSTIILTDEDKNVLRKLGINVTFDPYYQYDRLYRK from the coding sequence ATGAAAAAACAAGCTTTTAGTTCTGAACAATATTTGAATCTACAGCGCGACCACATTTTGGAGCGCATTAACCAATTTGACGGCAAGCTCTACTTGGAGTTTGGTGGCAAAATGTTAGAAGATTTTCACGCTGCTCGTGTTCTTCCTGGTTATGAGCCTGACAACAAAATCAAGCTCTTGCAAGAATTGAAAGAGCAAGTCGAGGTTGTAATTGCCATTAATGCTAACAACATCGAACATTCCAAAGCACGTGGTGACTTGGGCATTTCTTATGACCAAGAAGTTCTTCGTTTGATTGACAAATTCAATGAACTGGGAATTTTTGTTGGCTCCGTTGTCATCACACAGTACGCTGGCCAACCAGCTGCAGATGCCTTCCGCAACCAACTTGAGAAAAACGGAATTGATTCTTATCTTCACTATCCAATCAAAGGATATCCAACGGATATGGATCACATCATTTCTCCAGAAGGCATGGGAAAAAATGACTACATCAAAACCAGTCGCAACTTGATCGTCGTAACTGCTCCTGGACCTGGTTCTGGAAAATTGGCAACCTGTATGTCCAATATGTACCACGACCAAATCAATGGTATCAAGTCTGGTTACGCTAAATTTGAAACCTTTCCAGTTTGGAATCTTCCCCTTCATCACCCAGTCAATTTGGCCTACGAGGCTGCCACAGCTGACCTTGATGATGTCAACATGATTGACCCCTTCCATCTCCAAACCTACGGAGAAACCACTGTCAACTACAACCGTGATATCGAGATTTTCCCAGTGCTCAAGCGCATGTTAGAACGTATCCTTGGTAAATCTCCATACGCTTCTCCGACAGATATGGGTGTCAACATGGTTGGTTTCGCTATTACAGATGATGAAGCTGCTGTCGAAGCTTCTAAACAAGAAATCATCCGCCGCTACTATCAAACTGTTCTTGATTTTAAAGCCGAAAAAGTTGGTGAAGCAGCTGTCAAGAAAATCGAGTTGCTTATGAATGACCTCGGTATCACACCAGCAGACCGTAAGGTTGCTGTTGCTGCACGTCAAAAAGCAGAAGAAACTGGTGGACCAGCCCTAGCCCTTGAATTGCCAAGCGGAGAAATTGTCACAGGTAAGAACTCAGAGCTCTTTGGCCCTACAGCCGCTGCTCTTATCAACGCTATCAAGAAATCAGCTGACATCGCTAAAGAAGTAAAACTAATCGAACCTGAAGTTGTTAAGCCAATCCAAGGTCTTAAAATCGATCATCTCGGTAGCCGCAATCCACGCCTTCATTCAAATGAAATCCTGATTGCACTTGCTATCACAGCTACAGAAAATCCTGATGCTGCTCGTGCTATGGAAGAACTTGGCAACCTCAAAGGAAGCGAAGCCCACTCAACCATCATCTTAACCGATGAAGACAAGAATGTCCTTCGCAAATTGGGTATCAATGTAACCTTTGACCCTTACTACCAATACGACCGCTTGTATCGTAAATAA
- a CDS encoding S-ribosylhomocysteine lyase produces the protein MSKEVIVESFELDHTIVKAPYVRLIGEETGPKGDVISNYDIRLVQPNEDSIPTAGLHTIEHLLAKLIRTRIDGMIDCSPFGCRTGFHMIMWGRHTSAEIAAVIKDSLKEIAETTTWEDVPGTTIESCGNYKDHSLFSAKEWAKLILQQGISDDAFERHVI, from the coding sequence ATGTCAAAAGAAGTTATTGTTGAAAGTTTTGAACTTGACCACACCATTGTTAAAGCACCCTATGTTCGCTTGATCGGGGAAGAAACAGGGCCAAAGGGAGATGTCATCTCCAATTATGATATTCGTTTAGTGCAACCAAACGAAGACTCTATCCCTACCGCTGGCCTTCACACTATTGAGCACCTCTTAGCCAAGCTCATCCGTACCCGCATCGACGGCATGATTGACTGTTCACCATTTGGTTGCCGCACAGGCTTCCATATGATTATGTGGGGGCGCCACACCAGTGCTGAAATCGCGGCCGTCATCAAGGATTCGCTCAAGGAAATCGCTGAGACTACTACTTGGGAAGACGTCCCTGGAACAACCATCGAATCTTGCGGTAACTACAAGGATCACAGCCTCTTTTCAGCTAAAGAATGGGCAAAATTGATTCTCCAACAAGGAATCTCTGACGATGCCTTTGAACGTCATGTCATCTAA
- a CDS encoding ATP-dependent Clp protease ATP-binding subunit, with protein sequence MNNNFNNFNNMDDLFNQLMGGMRGYSSENRRYLINGREVTPEEFAHYRATGQLPGNAEADGQMKQQSSGMKQDGVLAKLGRNLTAEAREGKLDPVIGRNKEIQETSEILSRRTKNNPVLVGDAGVGKTAVVEGLAQAIVNGDVPAAIKNKEIISIDISGLEAGTQYRGSFEENIQNLVNEVKEAGNIILFFDEIHQILGAGSTGDGQGSKGLADILKPALSRGELTVIGATTQDEYRNTILKNAALARRFNEVKVNAPSAEDTFKILQGIRDLYQQHHNVILPDEVLKAAVDYSVQYIPQRSLPDKAIDLVDVTAAHLAAQHPVTDVHAVEREIEAEKDKQEKAVEAEDFEAALNYKTRIAELEKKIENHTEDMKVTASVNDVAESVERMTGIPVSQMGATDIERLKDMGHRLQTKVIGQDKAVEAVAKAIRRNRAGFDEGNRPIGSFLFVGPTGVGKTELAKQLALDMFGTKDAIIRLDMSEYSDRTAVSKLIGTTAGYVGYDDNNNTLTERVRRNPYSIVLLDEIEKADPQVITLLLQVLDDGRLTDGQGNTVNFKNTVIIATSNAGFGYEANLTEDADKPELMDRLKPYFRPEFLNRFNAVIEFSHLSKEDLSKIVDLMLVEVNKTLSKKDIDLAVSEAAKEYMTEEGYDEIMGVRPLRRVVEQQIRDKVTDFHLDNLDAKHLEADMEDGVLVIREKA encoded by the coding sequence ATGAACAACAACTTTAATAATTTTAACAACATGGATGATTTATTTAACCAATTGATGGGTGGTATGCGTGGATATAGTTCAGAAAACCGTCGTTACTTGATTAACGGCCGTGAAGTAACGCCTGAAGAGTTCGCTCACTATCGTGCAACTGGTCAATTGCCAGGAAATGCAGAAGCTGATGGACAAATGAAACAACAGTCTTCAGGTATGAAACAAGACGGTGTCCTTGCAAAACTAGGTCGAAACTTGACTGCAGAAGCACGTGAAGGTAAGTTAGATCCGGTTATTGGACGTAATAAAGAAATCCAAGAAACTTCTGAAATTCTTTCTCGTCGCACAAAGAATAATCCAGTTCTCGTCGGTGATGCTGGTGTTGGTAAAACTGCAGTAGTAGAAGGATTGGCCCAAGCTATCGTGAACGGTGACGTTCCTGCAGCAATCAAGAACAAAGAGATCATTTCTATTGATATTTCTGGACTTGAAGCTGGTACTCAATACCGTGGTAGCTTTGAAGAAAACATTCAAAACTTGGTAAACGAAGTCAAAGAAGCTGGAAATATTATCCTTTTCTTCGACGAAATTCACCAAATTCTTGGGGCTGGTAGCACAGGTGATGGTCAAGGGTCTAAAGGTCTTGCTGATATCTTGAAACCAGCTCTTTCACGTGGAGAATTGACAGTGATTGGCGCAACTACTCAAGATGAATACCGTAATACTATCTTGAAAAATGCAGCCCTTGCTCGTCGTTTCAACGAAGTGAAGGTTAATGCTCCTTCAGCAGAGGATACTTTTAAAATCCTTCAAGGAATTCGTGATCTCTATCAACAACACCACAATGTTATTTTGCCAGATGAAGTCTTAAAAGCTGCCGTTGATTATTCTGTTCAGTATATTCCTCAACGTAGCTTGCCAGATAAGGCTATCGACCTTGTCGATGTAACGGCAGCTCACTTGGCAGCTCAGCATCCAGTAACAGATGTTCATGCTGTTGAACGTGAAATTGAGGCAGAAAAAGACAAGCAAGAAAAAGCAGTTGAGGCAGAAGATTTTGAAGCAGCTCTAAACTATAAAACACGCATTGCAGAATTGGAAAAGAAAATCGAAAACCATACAGAAGATATGAAAGTGACTGCAAGTGTCAACGATGTGGCTGAATCTGTAGAACGAATGACCGGTATTCCAGTATCTCAAATGGGGGCTACGGACATCGAACGTTTGAAAGATATGGGTCATCGTTTGCAGACGAAAGTTATTGGTCAAGATAAGGCCGTTGAAGCAGTAGCAAAAGCTATCCGTCGTAACCGTGCTGGTTTTGATGAAGGTAACCGTCCAATCGGTAGCTTCCTCTTTGTAGGTCCTACTGGTGTTGGTAAGACTGAGTTGGCTAAACAATTGGCTCTAGATATGTTCGGAACGAAAGATGCTATCATCCGTTTGGACATGTCAGAATACAGCGACCGCACAGCCGTATCTAAATTGATTGGTACAACTGCAGGTTATGTTGGTTACGATGACAACAACAATACCTTGACAGAACGCGTCCGTCGCAATCCATACTCAATCGTCCTTCTCGACGAAATTGAAAAGGCTGACCCTCAAGTCATCACCCTTCTCCTTCAAGTTTTGGATGATGGTCGTTTGACAGATGGTCAAGGAAATACAGTAAACTTCAAGAACACTGTCATTATTGCGACCTCAAATGCTGGATTTGGCTATGAAGCCAACTTGACAGAAGATGCGGACAAACCAGAATTGATGGATCGTTTGAAACCTTACTTCCGTCCAGAATTCCTTAACCGTTTCAATGCTGTCATCGAATTCTCACACTTGAGCAAAGAAGATCTTTCTAAGATTGTAGACCTTATGTTGGTTGAAGTTAACAAGACGCTTTCTAAGAAAGACATTGACTTGGCAGTGAGCGAAGCTGCTAAAGAATACATGACTGAGGAAGGCTACGATGAAATCATGGGTGTTCGTCCACTCCGTCGTGTGGTTGAACAACAAATCCGTGACAAAGTCACAGACTTCCACTTGGATAACCTTGATGCTAAGCACCTAGAAGCTGACATGGAAGATGGTGTTTTGGTCATTCGTGAAAAAGCCTAA
- the mraY gene encoding phospho-N-acetylmuramoyl-pentapeptide-transferase encodes MFISISAGIVTFLLTLVGIPAFIQFYRKAQITGQQMHEDVKQHQAKAGTPTMGGLVFLIASVLVAFFFALFSNQLSNNVGMILFILVLYGLIGFLDDFLKVFRKINEGLNPKQKLALQLLGGVIFYLFYERGGDMLSVFGYQVHLGIFYIVFALFWLVGFSNAVNLTDGIDGLASISVVISLSAYGVIAYVQGQMDILLVILAMIGGLLGFFVFNHKPAKVFMGDVGSLALGGMLAAISMALHQEWTLLIIGIIYVFETTSVMMQVGYFKMTGGKRIFRMTPVHHHFELGGLSGKGNPWSEWKVDFFFWGVGLLASLLTLAILYLM; translated from the coding sequence ATGTTTATTTCTATCAGTGCTGGAATTGTGACATTTTTACTAACTTTAGTAGGAATTCCGGCCTTTATCCAATTTTATAGAAAGGCGCAAATTACAGGCCAGCAGATGCATGAGGATGTCAAACAGCACCAGGCAAAAGCTGGGACTCCTACCATGGGAGGTTTGGTTTTCTTAATTGCTTCTGTTTTAGTTGCTTTCTTTTTCGCCCTATTTAGTAATCAACTCAGCAATAATGTTGGTATGATTTTATTTATCTTGGTTCTTTATGGTTTAATCGGATTTTTGGACGACTTTCTCAAGGTCTTCCGAAAAATCAATGAGGGGCTAAATCCCAAGCAGAAATTGGCTCTTCAGCTTCTAGGTGGTGTCATTTTCTACCTTTTCTATGAGCGTGGTGGCGATATGCTTTCTGTCTTTGGCTACCAAGTGCATCTAGGGATTTTCTATATTGTCTTCGCTCTTTTCTGGCTAGTCGGTTTTTCAAACGCAGTAAACTTGACAGACGGTATTGACGGTTTAGCTAGCATTTCCGTTGTGATTAGTTTGTCTGCCTATGGAGTTATTGCCTATGTGCAAGGTCAGATGGATATCCTTCTAGTGATTCTTGCCATGATTGGTGGTTTGCTTGGTTTCTTTGTCTTTAACCATAAGCCTGCTAAGGTCTTTATGGGAGATGTGGGAAGTTTGGCTCTCGGTGGAATGCTGGCAGCTATTTCAATGGCTCTCCACCAAGAATGGACTCTCTTGATTATCGGAATTATTTATGTCTTTGAAACAACTTCGGTCATGATGCAAGTCGGCTATTTCAAAATGACTGGTGGAAAACGTATTTTCCGTATGACGCCTGTGCATCACCATTTTGAACTTGGAGGATTGTCTGGTAAAGGAAATCCTTGGAGCGAGTGGAAGGTTGACTTCTTCTTTTGGGGAGTGGGGCTTCTAGCAAGTCTCCTGACCCTAGCAATTTTGTATTTGATGTAA
- the pbp2X gene encoding penicillin-binding protein PBP2X: protein MKWTEKITRFAIKNRKSPAKNRRIVGKYLSFVAVALFALFLANFAYIIAKGNIFGTDLVKEAKKVHQTTRTVPAKRGTIYDRNGVPIAEDATSYNVYAVIDKKYKSATGKILYVEDSQFNKVAEVFHKYLDMDEAYVKEQLAQPNLTQVSFGAKGNGITYANMMAIKKDLKDASVEGIDFTTSPNRSYPNGQFASSFIGLAQLHENEDGSKSLLGTSGLESSLNTILAGTDGIITYEKDRVGNIVPGTEQVSQQTVDGKDVYTTLSSPLQSFMETQMDAFLQKVKGKYMTATLVSAKTGEILATTQRPTFNADTKEGITEDFVWRDILYQSNYEPGSTMKVMTLASSIDNNTFPGGEYFNSSELKIADATIRDWDVNEGLTGGGMMTFSQGFAHSSNIGMTLLEQKMGDATWLDYLNRFKFGVPTRFGLTDEYAGQLPADNIVNIAQSSFGQGISVTQTQMIRAFTAIANDGVMLEPKFITALYDPNDQTVRKSQKEIVGNPVSKDAASQTRTHMVLVGTDPRYGTMYNHSTGKATVNVPGQNVALKSGTAQIADEKNGGYLVGSTNYIFSVVAMNPAENPDFILYVTVQQPEHYSGIQLGEFANPILERASAMKESLNLQSPAKNLDQVTTESSYAMPSIKDISPGDLAEALRRNIVQPIVVGTGTKIKETSVEEGTNLAPNQQVLLLSDKVEEIPDMYGWKKETAETFAKWLDIELEFEGSGSVVQKQDVRTNTAIKNIKKIKLTLGD, encoded by the coding sequence ATGAAATGGACAGAAAAAATAACCCGATTTGCGATAAAAAATCGTAAATCTCCAGCAAAAAACCGTAGGATAGTTGGTAAGTACCTCAGCTTTGTAGCTGTTGCCCTTTTCGCCCTCTTTTTGGCCAATTTTGCGTATATTATCGCAAAAGGTAATATATTTGGTACTGACTTGGTAAAAGAGGCTAAAAAGGTTCACCAAACCACTCGAACAGTACCTGCCAAACGCGGGACGATCTATGACCGAAATGGAGTGCCTATCGCTGAAGATGCGACCTCTTATAACGTCTATGCTGTTATTGATAAAAAATACAAGTCAGCAACGGGTAAAATTCTTTATGTAGAGGATTCGCAGTTTAATAAGGTAGCTGAAGTCTTCCATAAGTATTTGGATATGGATGAAGCTTATGTGAAAGAGCAACTAGCTCAACCAAATCTGACCCAAGTTTCCTTTGGAGCAAAAGGAAATGGGATTACCTATGCCAATATGATGGCTATTAAAAAAGATTTGAAAGATGCTAGTGTGGAAGGGATTGACTTTACAACTAGCCCTAATAGAAGCTACCCAAATGGACAATTTGCTTCTAGTTTTATTGGTTTAGCCCAACTCCATGAAAATGAGGACGGCAGTAAGAGTTTATTAGGAACTTCTGGTCTGGAGAGTTCGTTAAATACCATTCTTGCTGGGACAGACGGAATTATTACCTATGAAAAAGACCGTGTAGGAAATATCGTACCAGGTACAGAACAGGTGTCGCAACAAACTGTGGATGGTAAGGATGTTTATACAACATTGTCTAGCCCGCTCCAATCTTTCATGGAAACTCAGATGGATGCCTTTCTACAAAAAGTAAAAGGTAAGTATATGACCGCGACCTTGGTCAGTGCCAAGACCGGTGAAATCCTCGCTACCACCCAACGACCTACCTTTAATGCAGATACTAAAGAAGGAATCACTGAGGACTTTGTTTGGCGTGATATTCTTTATCAAAGTAACTACGAACCAGGATCAACCATGAAGGTCATGACGTTAGCTTCTTCTATTGACAACAATACCTTCCCAGGTGGAGAATACTTCAATAGCAGTGAATTAAAAATAGCGGATGCGACAATTCGAGATTGGGACGTTAATGAAGGTTTGACCGGTGGTGGTATGATGACATTTTCTCAAGGGTTTGCTCACTCAAGTAATATTGGGATGACCCTTCTTGAGCAGAAAATGGGTGATGCTACGTGGTTGGATTATCTAAACCGCTTTAAATTTGGGGTTCCAACTCGTTTTGGTTTGACAGATGAATATGCAGGCCAACTTCCAGCTGACAATATTGTTAATATTGCTCAGAGTTCATTTGGACAAGGGATTTCAGTAACTCAGACGCAAATGATTCGTGCCTTTACAGCCATTGCCAATGATGGCGTCATGCTAGAGCCTAAATTTATTACGGCCTTGTATGATCCAAATGATCAAACCGTTCGTAAATCTCAAAAAGAAATCGTAGGAAATCCCGTTTCGAAAGATGCAGCTAGCCAAACCCGTACTCACATGGTCTTGGTAGGAACGGATCCTAGATATGGAACTATGTACAATCATAGTACAGGAAAAGCAACTGTCAATGTTCCAGGTCAAAATGTAGCCCTCAAGTCTGGTACGGCTCAAATCGCTGACGAGAAAAATGGAGGCTACTTGGTTGGTTCTACCAACTACATTTTCTCGGTTGTGGCTATGAACCCTGCTGAAAATCCTGATTTTATCTTGTATGTAACGGTTCAACAACCTGAACATTATTCAGGTATCCAATTGGGAGAATTTGCTAATCCTATCTTGGAGCGAGCTTCAGCTATGAAAGAATCTCTCAATCTTCAATCTCCAGCTAAGAATTTAGATCAAGTGACTACAGAGTCTTCTTATGCAATGCCTAGCATCAAGGATATTTCACCCGGTGATTTGGCGGAAGCCTTACGCCGAAATATTGTGCAACCAATCGTTGTAGGTACTGGAACAAAGATTAAAGAGACTTCTGTAGAAGAAGGGACCAATCTTGCACCAAACCAACAAGTTCTCCTTTTATCGGATAAGGTAGAAGAAATTCCAGACATGTATGGCTGGAAAAAAGAGACTGCTGAGACCTTTGCTAAATGGTTGGATATTGAACTGGAATTTGAAGGTTCAGGTTCCGTCGTTCAGAAGCAAGATGTTCGGACTAATACAGCTATCAAAAACATTAAAAAAATTAAATTAACTTTAGGAGACTAA
- the ftsL gene encoding cell division protein FtsL has product MVDKKETTSQFLQNRIKKFSRVEKAFYLSIAFTALVLAVSIIFMQTRLLQVQSDLTKINAQIEEKKTELDDAKQEVNELIRSERLKEIADKKDLKLNNENIRTAE; this is encoded by the coding sequence ATGGTAGATAAGAAAGAAACAACCAGTCAATTCTTGCAGAATCGTATAAAAAAATTCTCACGTGTGGAGAAGGCTTTTTATCTTTCCATCGCTTTTACGGCTCTCGTTTTAGCAGTGAGCATCATCTTTATGCAGACACGACTCTTGCAAGTGCAAAGTGATTTAACAAAAATCAATGCGCAGATAGAGGAAAAGAAGACAGAGCTCGATGATGCTAAGCAGGAAGTGAATGAATTGATTCGTTCAGAGCGCTTGAAAGAGATTGCAGATAAAAAAGATTTGAAATTGAATAATGAAAATATCCGAACAGCGGAGTAA
- the rsmH gene encoding 16S rRNA (cytosine(1402)-N(4))-methyltransferase RsmH, which produces MTKEFHHVTVLLHETIDMLDVKPDGIYVDATLGGAGHSEYLLSKLSEKGHLYAFDQDQNAIDNAQKRLAPYIEKGMVTFIKDNFRHLQARLREAGVQEIDGICYDLGVSSPQLDQRERGFSYKKDAPLDMRMNQEASLTAYEVVNHYDYHDLVRIFFKYGEDKFSKQIARKIEQAREVKPIETTTELAEIIKSAKPAKELKKKGHPAKQIFQAIRIEVNDELGAADESIQQAMDMLALDGRISVITFHSLEDRLTKQLFKEASTVEVPKGLPFIPDDLKPKMELVSRKPILPSAEELEANNRSHSAKLRVARKIHK; this is translated from the coding sequence ATGACAAAAGAATTTCATCATGTAACGGTCTTACTTCATGAAACGATTGATATGCTCGACGTAAAGCCTGACGGTATCTACGTTGATGCGACTTTGGGTGGAGCGGGCCATAGCGAATATTTATTAAGTAAATTAAGTGAAAAAGGCCATCTCTATGCCTTTGACCAGGACCAGAATGCCATTGACAATGCGCAAAAACGTTTGGCACCCTATATCGAAAAAGGGATGGTGACTTTTATAAAGGATAACTTCCGTCATTTACAGGCACGTTTGCGCGAAGCTGGTGTTCAGGAAATTGATGGAATTTGTTATGACTTGGGAGTGTCTAGTCCTCAATTGGACCAGCGTGAGCGTGGTTTTTCTTATAAAAAGGATGCGCCCCTGGACATGCGGATGAATCAGGAAGCTAGTCTGACAGCCTATGAAGTGGTGAACCACTATGACTATCATGACTTGGTTCGTATTTTCTTCAAGTATGGTGAGGATAAATTCTCTAAACAGATTGCGCGTAAGATCGAACAAGCACGTGAAGTCAAGCCAATCGAGACAACGACTGAGTTAGCAGAAATTATCAAGTCTGCCAAACCTGCCAAGGAGCTCAAGAAGAAGGGGCATCCTGCCAAGCAGATTTTCCAGGCTATTCGAATTGAAGTCAATGATGAACTGGGAGCAGCAGATGAGTCCATCCAGCAGGCTATGGATATGTTGGCTCTAGATGGTAGAATCTCAGTGATTACCTTCCATTCACTAGAAGACCGCTTGACCAAGCAATTGTTCAAGGAGGCTTCAACGGTTGAAGTTCCCAAAGGTTTACCTTTCATCCCAGATGATCTCAAGCCCAAGATGGAATTGGTATCCCGTAAGCCAATCTTGCCAAGTGCAGAGGAGTTAGAAGCCAATAACCGTTCGCATTCAGCCAAGTTGCGCGTGGCCAGAAAAATTCACAAGTAA
- a CDS encoding helix-turn-helix transcriptional regulator: MNRVKEFRKELGISQLELAKDIGVSRQTINMIENDKYNPTLELCLNLARSLQTDLNSLFWEDDF; the protein is encoded by the coding sequence ATGAATCGTGTGAAAGAATTTCGCAAGGAACTGGGCATTTCCCAGCTCGAACTCGCCAAGGATATCGGCGTCTCGAGACAGACCATCAACATGATTGAAAACGACAAGTATAATCCAACTCTGGAACTCTGTCTCAATCTCGCCCGAAGCCTCCAAACTGACCTCAACAGTCTCTTTTGGGAGGATGATTTTTAA
- a CDS encoding DUF3278 domain-containing protein: MKKETFTEKLIKRTYGISGPLDEYKRHEADRIGNQVFIILFYLMIFGNLIPLLLAYKYPQEVALIYPPLILVIALIAAGYVTYQMKKTGITAIDPDMLNEKESKQLYYPGLKAGLFFGLWMFFITPLLSILIGESPDYFNSLLTIRNGVSSILGSIFFGASIQFLISRRIAKTKKEQDED; the protein is encoded by the coding sequence ATGAAAAAAGAAACCTTCACTGAAAAACTGATCAAACGCACATACGGTATTTCTGGTCCCCTTGACGAATACAAACGGCATGAGGCCGATCGTATTGGGAACCAAGTCTTTATCATCCTCTTTTATCTGATGATTTTCGGAAATCTTATTCCACTCCTTCTGGCCTATAAATACCCTCAAGAAGTGGCTCTAATCTATCCTCCTCTGATTCTAGTGATTGCCCTCATCGCTGCTGGCTATGTCACCTACCAAATGAAAAAAACAGGGATTACAGCTATTGATCCAGATATGCTGAATGAGAAAGAAAGCAAGCAACTATACTACCCAGGTCTTAAAGCAGGTTTGTTCTTTGGTCTATGGATGTTTTTTATAACTCCTCTTCTCAGTATACTCATAGGTGAAAGTCCGGACTATTTTAATTCTCTTCTCACTATAAGAAATGGTGTATCAAGCATTCTCGGTTCTATCTTCTTCGGAGCAAGCATACAGTTCCTCATTTCCCGTCGCATTGCAAAAACTAAAAAAGAGCAAGATGAGGATTAG
- a CDS encoding DUF3278 domain-containing protein: MKKEDLTTRLLRNFFHIQGPFDECRQEVIYKACARSMIQIFYSSFILFLFYILFGSFIEIVRNVMPYIYFGLILFMSIKAQKAVQELHLEKDDKSEIILKTYSKAQIKFRSWIVFISIQIGFFTLLIFHKVFVQQMSLSDFVKLLMQFDKSVPFLMYGLIIGSIFGTLTYGFLSLQEEKTPKNTKQKEKSKQ; this comes from the coding sequence ATGAAAAAAGAAGACTTAACAACTCGCCTACTTCGAAATTTCTTTCATATCCAAGGGCCTTTTGATGAATGCCGTCAAGAGGTTATCTACAAGGCTTGCGCCCGTTCCATGATCCAAATCTTTTACTCTTCCTTCATTCTCTTCCTATTCTATATTTTGTTCGGAAGCTTTATAGAAATTGTTCGAAATGTTATGCCCTACATCTATTTTGGACTCATTTTGTTCATGAGTATAAAAGCTCAAAAAGCCGTCCAAGAGCTTCATCTTGAAAAGGATGACAAATCAGAAATCATCCTCAAAACCTACAGCAAAGCCCAAATCAAATTCCGAAGCTGGATTGTGTTTATCAGTATTCAGATTGGCTTCTTTACCTTACTCATCTTTCATAAAGTCTTCGTTCAGCAGATGTCCCTTTCAGATTTTGTGAAATTGCTCATGCAATTCGATAAAAGTGTTCCTTTCCTGATGTATGGCCTGATTATCGGAAGCATTTTTGGAACCCTGACCTACGGATTTCTATCACTACAGGAGGAGAAAACTCCTAAAAATACCAAACAGAAGGAGAAAAGCAAGCAATGA
- a CDS encoding glutathione peroxidase, whose amino-acid sequence MTSLYDFSVLNQDKQETLLDAYRGKVILVVNTATGCGLTLQYQGLQELYDRYQDQGFEILDFPCNQFMGQAPGSAEEINAFCSLHYQTSFPRFAKIKVNGKETDPLYVWLKDQKSGPLGKRIEWNFAKFLISRDGQVFERFSSKTDPKQIEEAIQKLL is encoded by the coding sequence ATGACTTCACTATACGATTTTTCAGTCTTGAACCAAGACAAGCAAGAAACTCTACTAGATGCCTATCGTGGTAAGGTTATTTTGGTTGTCAACACTGCTACTGGATGTGGTTTAACGCTCCAGTACCAAGGACTTCAAGAACTCTATGATCGCTATCAAGACCAAGGTTTTGAGATTTTAGACTTCCCTTGCAATCAGTTTATGGGACAAGCACCAGGTAGCGCAGAGGAAATCAACGCCTTCTGTAGCCTACATTACCAGACCAGCTTCCCACGTTTTGCCAAGATCAAGGTCAACGGCAAGGAAACAGATCCCCTCTATGTCTGGTTGAAAGACCAGAAATCTGGTCCACTAGGAAAACGAATCGAATGGAATTTCGCTAAATTTCTCATCAGTCGTGATGGGCAGGTTTTTGAACGCTTCTCTTCAAAAACAGACCCAAAACAAATTGAAGAGGCCATACAAAAATTACTATAA